The stretch of DNA CGGACCGGGAGCATCGAGGTGCCGATCCCGCGCGACACGTAAAGCGGAGCCAGCCCCGGCTCGCGGAACCAGCCGCGCATGTAGCGCCCGCTCCCCCGCGGCAGCATCGGCGCCCAGCCCAGGACGCTCACCTGCCCGCCGTGCGTGTGCCCGGAGAGCATCGCCAGGAACCCCCCGGGATCGACCGGCGCGCCCCCGGACGCCGTGACCGGAGTGAGCGGGCTGACGATCCTCGCGGCCAGTTGATCCCGGTACCCCGGACAGTGCGCCAGCAGCAGGTGGGCCGACGCCGGCGCCACGCCGCCGAGCGCCCTTCCCAGGTCCGGCCGCCCGCCCAGCAGGTCGTCCACCCCGGTGACGGCCACGGTCGCGCGCCCGTGCGCGAAGACCGCCGTCTCGTTCACCAGCAGCCGCCCGCCGTGCCGCGCGTAGAGCGACGCGAGGTCCGCCAGGTCCACGCCGCCCCAGTGCTCCCAGTTCCCCAGGACCGCGTACTTGGGCGTGCGCGGGTCCAGCAGCCCCAGGAACTCGGCGAGCGCCGGCAGCGCATCGCGCCGGTCCACCGAGTCGCCGGTGAGCACGACGAAGTGCGGCCGCACCCGCGCCACCTCGCGCGCGAGGTGCCGGTGCAGCCGCCCTGTCTTCTGCAGATGGAGGTCGGTGATCTGGACGAAGGTGAGGCGCACCCCGCCGGGGCCGCGGGCGCCCAGGTCGTGGCGGGTGACCTCCAGCCGGCGCGGCTCCACCAGCCACGCGTCGGCGGCCAGCGCCCCAAGGGCGCCGGCCCCCAGCGCGGCCAGGAACCGGCGCCGGTTCACCGCCGGGAGGCGGAAGTCACGCCGCGGCGGGCGCTGTCTTCGCGGCGGCCGCGCGGCCGCCGCGCGCCAGCCGCGCCGCCACCAGCGCGCCGCCGGCGATCAGCAGCAGGCTGATGAGCTGCGCCACCGAGAAGACGCCCAGGAAGCGGTCGTCCTTGGCGCGGAAGATCTCCACGATGAAGCGCTCCGCCCCCGCCAGCGCCACCCACACGAAGAACAGCGTCCCCGGCGTGGCCCAGCGCGGCCGCAGCCGCCAGAGGATGAAGAAGATGACCAGCGAGAGCCCCGTCTCGTAGAGCTGCGTGGGGTGCACCGCGAACACCTGGTCGCCCGGCACGGTGGCGGGGATGTCCACCCCGAAGTCGCGCAGGTTGTCGGCGGTCGACGGCGGCGCGCCGCGGGGGAAGGCCACGCCCCACGGCAGGGTGGTGGGGCGGCCGTAGTCGTCGCCCACCAGGAAGCAGCCGATGCGGCCCACCGCGTACCCCAGCGCCAGCCCCGGCGCGATGGCGTCGGCGAACTTCCACACCGGCAGCTTGAGCCGGTGGACGCGCCAGGCCACCACCAGCGCGGCCAGGATGAACCCGCCGTACCACACCAGCCCCGAGCGCGAGAGGATGGCGGCGCGCGGGTTGGCCAGCGTCTCGGGCCAGTGCAGCACCAGGTAGTACAGCTTCGACCCCAGGATCCCGAAGATGGCGGCCCATCCCGCCAGGTCCCAGGCGTGCTCCGGGTTCTCGCCCTTGCGCTTGAGCTCCGCCGCGCTGATCCAGGCGCCGGTGATGAACGCCAGCGCCATCATCACGCCGAACGACGTGACGGTGAACCCGCCGACCTTGAAGAGGATTGGGAACATTGGAGGTTTACCGCGGTGAAGTGCGCGCCGGACGCGGGCCGTACACGGCGGTCCGGAAGCAGGGGCCGGGCGCCGGGGCGGCCGGGAACGTCCGTCTGCGGAGCGTGGAAGTTAACCCGCGCGCCCCGAGCGCGTAAAGTACCACCGCCAAAGAAGTTCAATCCACGGGCGAAGATCGGGGCGACACCGCCGCCCGGAGGAGATCCCAGCCTCTGGCACATAACCCCGTAAAGTACCCTCTCCCGAAGTTGGGAGAGGGTGGCGACGCGGTAGCGGCGCCGGGTGAGGGCCCCTGCCGTTCAGTCGAACATGTCCCACGCCGCGCCCAGGTCCTGCTTGGAGTAGACGCGGAAGGCGGTGAGGGTGTTCGTCCGCTCGATCCCCTGGACCTGCGCGATCTCCTCGGTGACGATCTCGGCGATGCGCTCGTACTCGGCCACGCGCAGGATGGCGATCAGGTCGTACTCGCCGGAGACGGAGTAGACCTCCGCCACCCCCTCGATCCCCGCGATGCGGCGCGCCAGCGCGGGCACGTCGCCCGGCACGGAGCGGATCAGGACCACGGCCGCAACCATTCGGCTCCCCTTTAGCTGCTCGTTCACCCGCCGCTACACGACCCGCGGGGGAAGAAGCCACGTCCCGGCCCCGGGCGCAAGGGGCTGAGCCCCGAACTGCCACTACGTCTCTGGGCGTGTCCCCCTGAAGGGGGCCGGGCTGCGCGCGCGGTAGGGCAC from Longimicrobium sp. encodes:
- a CDS encoding metallophosphoesterase gives rise to the protein MNRRRFLAALGAGALGALAADAWLVEPRRLEVTRHDLGARGPGGVRLTFVQITDLHLQKTGRLHRHLAREVARVRPHFVVLTGDSVDRRDALPALAEFLGLLDPRTPKYAVLGNWEHWGGVDLADLASLYARHGGRLLVNETAVFAHGRATVAVTGVDDLLGGRPDLGRALGGVAPASAHLLLAHCPGYRDQLAARIVSPLTPVTASGGAPVDPGGFLAMLSGHTHGGQVSVLGWAPMLPRGSGRYMRGWFREPGLAPLYVSRGIGTSMLPVRLGSVPELAVFTMTV
- the lgt gene encoding prolipoprotein diacylglyceryl transferase translates to MFPILFKVGGFTVTSFGVMMALAFITGAWISAAELKRKGENPEHAWDLAGWAAIFGILGSKLYYLVLHWPETLANPRAAILSRSGLVWYGGFILAALVVAWRVHRLKLPVWKFADAIAPGLALGYAVGRIGCFLVGDDYGRPTTLPWGVAFPRGAPPSTADNLRDFGVDIPATVPGDQVFAVHPTQLYETGLSLVIFFILWRLRPRWATPGTLFFVWVALAGAERFIVEIFRAKDDRFLGVFSVAQLISLLLIAGGALVAARLARGGRAAAAKTAPAAA
- a CDS encoding Lrp/AsnC ligand binding domain-containing protein, with product MVAAVVLIRSVPGDVPALARRIAGIEGVAEVYSVSGEYDLIAILRVAEYERIAEIVTEEIAQVQGIERTNTLTAFRVYSKQDLGAAWDMFD